In the genome of Sorangium aterium, one region contains:
- a CDS encoding GTP-binding protein yields MAFINYASREIYCKIVYYGPGLCGKTTNLQYVYDRTVPAAKGRLISLKTESDRTLFFDFLPLDLGGLSGFRTRLQLYTVPGQIFYRASRKLILKGLDGVVFVADSQRARLDANIESLADLWDNLAEEGRSPGRLPFVVQYNKRDLDGIADVAELRELLNPDGAPEFEAAAASGRGVFDTLRAISKLALKEVQRRQR; encoded by the coding sequence ATGGCGTTCATCAACTATGCGAGCCGGGAGATCTACTGCAAGATCGTCTATTACGGACCCGGTCTCTGCGGCAAGACGACGAACCTTCAGTACGTGTACGACCGGACGGTGCCGGCCGCCAAGGGGCGGCTCATCTCGCTCAAGACCGAGAGCGATCGCACGCTGTTCTTCGATTTCCTGCCGCTCGATCTCGGGGGCCTGTCGGGCTTCCGGACGCGCCTTCAGCTCTACACGGTGCCGGGCCAGATCTTCTACAGGGCGAGCCGGAAGCTCATCCTGAAGGGGCTGGATGGCGTCGTGTTCGTGGCGGACTCGCAGCGCGCCCGGCTCGACGCGAACATCGAGTCGTTGGCGGACCTCTGGGACAACCTCGCCGAGGAGGGCCGCTCGCCCGGCCGGCTGCCGTTCGTCGTCCAGTACAACAAGCGGGATCTCGACGGGATCGCCGATGTCGCGGAGCTCCGGGAGCTCCTCAACCCGGACGGGGCGCCCGAGTTCGAGGCCGCGGCGGCGAGCGGCCGCGGCGTGTTCGACACCCTGAGGGCGATCTCGAAGCTCGCCCTCAAGGAGGTGCAGCGCCGCCAGCGGTAG
- a CDS encoding serine hydrolase domain-containing protein, whose product MIDQRRGVNRRTFLQGMTQIASVAAAAPALGSDPWRGACSTTLTTGRPEDVNMSSERLEDVFARIQRRVNDALFPGATALVARHGVIVGHRAFGSKVAGADEPVTLDTIFDVQSMSKVLSTAATALALVEERVIRLDAPVARYLPEFAANGKGAVTVYDMLRYSSGLPLDNQCLDEDVETAWCIMAETPLEYATGRSALYSDLTYRLLGRMIEAAAGDDLDAIARECIWRPLGMSDTMYNPPPELVERIAATGYSARRGCLVRGQVQDEQDFALGGVAGCDGVFTTARDVAVFCQMILNGGAYGNAEVLRPDLVRQMKKNNTPYVTEAATDTSPINNLLLAPKGLGWELRTRRFSNGGMRLSPRSYGKAGGAGTFMWVDPDLEIIGVLLTNHGLPQPFDELGWNRMLDSVGCTEFFDGIINAVHR is encoded by the coding sequence ATGATCGATCAACGACGAGGGGTCAACCGCAGGACGTTCTTGCAAGGGATGACCCAGATCGCCTCGGTGGCCGCCGCGGCGCCTGCGCTCGGTTCGGACCCATGGAGAGGCGCCTGCTCGACCACGCTCACCACGGGGCGGCCCGAGGACGTGAACATGAGCTCGGAGCGGCTGGAGGACGTCTTCGCGCGGATCCAGCGCCGCGTGAACGACGCCCTGTTTCCCGGCGCCACGGCGCTGGTCGCCCGGCACGGGGTCATCGTGGGTCACCGGGCCTTCGGCAGCAAGGTCGCCGGCGCCGACGAGCCGGTGACGCTCGATACGATCTTCGACGTCCAGTCGATGAGCAAGGTGCTCTCGACCGCGGCGACGGCCCTCGCGCTCGTGGAAGAGCGCGTGATCCGGCTGGACGCGCCGGTCGCCAGGTACCTGCCGGAGTTCGCCGCCAACGGAAAGGGGGCTGTCACCGTCTACGACATGCTCCGTTATTCGTCCGGTCTGCCGCTGGACAACCAGTGCTTGGATGAGGACGTCGAGACGGCCTGGTGCATCATGGCCGAGACGCCGCTCGAATACGCGACGGGCAGATCGGCGCTGTACAGCGATCTCACGTACCGCCTCCTCGGCCGCATGATCGAGGCCGCCGCGGGGGACGATCTCGACGCCATCGCGAGAGAGTGCATCTGGCGTCCTCTCGGCATGAGCGACACGATGTACAACCCGCCTCCGGAGCTCGTCGAGCGCATCGCGGCCACGGGGTACTCCGCCCGCCGGGGCTGCCTCGTGCGGGGCCAGGTGCAGGACGAGCAGGACTTCGCGCTGGGCGGCGTCGCCGGCTGCGACGGCGTGTTCACCACGGCGCGCGACGTGGCCGTCTTCTGCCAGATGATCTTGAACGGCGGCGCCTACGGCAACGCCGAGGTCTTGCGGCCCGATCTGGTCCGGCAGATGAAGAAGAACAACACGCCCTACGTGACGGAGGCGGCGACCGACACCTCGCCCATCAACAACCTGCTCCTCGCCCCGAAGGGCCTCGGGTGGGAGCTGCGGACGCGGCGCTTCTCGAACGGCGGCATGCGCCTGTCGCCGCGCTCCTACGGAAAGGCGGGCGGCGCCGGCACGTTCATGTGGGTCGATCCCGATCTCGAGATCATCGGCGTCCTCCTGACCAACCACGGCCTGCCGCAGCCGTTCGACGAGCTCGGCTGGAACCGCATGCTCGACAGCGTCGGTTGCACCGAGTTCTTCGACGGCATCATCAACGCCGTGCACCGCTGA
- a CDS encoding PQQ-binding-like beta-propeller repeat protein, translating to MTIAVVLTSTACDLVVRGGGGAETGGGSTTGDQGGGAGAVGSGGGESGSGGEGGGIGPSGSGGEGGSSGPSGSGGEGGGIGPSGSGGASGSGTGGAGGSTPDTCVPGSVLTCYTGPVGVAHIGQCVTGTQTCRSDGLGYGPCTGAVTPTEEICATPVDENCDGEPRCPRFPLWARGYGGPGDDDGLSIVSDASGNYYVAGEFEGTVDFGAGPLTSAGGSDIFFLKLDPSGSVIWSKRFGAAHDDDSATIAVDGSGNIVLVGRYYNGSSVFGARFDHEGNQVTNTDFEIMIPGAEPKQLAVNGDGDVFMLFDDGGGIVGFTRSVAGGPVWSGGGQVLTYDPGTVAAGLAVGDAGDVIVVEEVSHSDPEFPPFELIVTRFSYGGALLWQRSFASSSTDRSAAPLAASVVVNAADEILVTTFTDGTIDFGGGVLPRGAALVKLDAGGQHLFSRSVRFGDKITLDPAGGMFVVGHGLARLDASGTETWSVDFDPLVKDIAASPNGTVAVTGRALAPADFGTGPIPYAAGSDIFVATFSPPCDGGEWDCETAGSGGSGDGGSGAGGSGDGGSGAGGSGDGGSGAGGGGSTEGTCVPGSVLTCYTGPVGTVGVGPCVTGTQTCRSDGLGYGPCTGAVTPADEICATPVDESCDGVPDCPRLPPWARGYGGSGDDLGLSIMSDAAGNFYVSGSFRGTVDFGAGPVTSAGGSDVFFLKLDPAGSVIWSKRFGTEYNDANATMAVDGSGNIVLVGVYDGETLTPGPDLGGGPLPPVLDEGTLFVAAFDSDGNHIWSNGFPGRLGTSGWPWMVQQAAVDGAGDVYVLHVVDESYRLAKVGAGGTAVLWTAGLPGMYSYTQATGAGGIALDSAGNVLAATPSVFTGTLPWPTTFNVTKIASTGAVLWEKQFPSMATYPRAAAYSVAVNAADEVLVTGFTDGTVDFGGGAVEDSSVLLKLDAAGEVISTHTTPHFHRIFLDPAGGMFVAGPSGLAKLDENGTKLWSVAFDPPSSDPLNRFVEDIAVSPNGTVAITGSTGAPVDFGTGPIPYAAGGDIFVATFNP from the coding sequence TTGACCATCGCGGTGGTCCTCACCTCCACGGCGTGCGATCTCGTGGTGCGCGGGGGCGGCGGCGCCGAAACGGGCGGCGGCTCCACGACCGGTGATCAGGGCGGCGGCGCCGGTGCTGTCGGCAGTGGCGGAGGCGAGAGCGGCAGCGGCGGCGAGGGCGGCGGCATCGGGCCCAGCGGCAGCGGCGGCGAGGGCGGCAGCAGCGGGCCCAGCGGCAGCGGCGGCGAGGGCGGCGGCATCGGGCCCAGCGGCAGTGGTGGCGCGAGCGGCAGTGGCACCGGCGGCGCGGGCGGCAGCACGCCAGACACATGCGTGCCGGGCTCGGTCCTCACCTGTTATACTGGCCCCGTCGGGGTCGCTCACATCGGGCAGTGCGTCACCGGGACGCAGACGTGCCGCTCCGACGGGCTGGGCTACGGCCCCTGTACGGGGGCGGTGACGCCCACCGAAGAGATCTGCGCCACGCCGGTGGACGAGAACTGCGACGGCGAGCCCCGTTGCCCTCGGTTCCCCCTGTGGGCGCGGGGATACGGCGGCCCCGGCGACGACGACGGTCTATCCATCGTGAGCGACGCCTCCGGCAACTACTACGTCGCGGGTGAATTCGAGGGGACGGTCGATTTCGGCGCCGGCCCCCTCACCAGCGCAGGGGGCTCCGACATCTTCTTCCTCAAGCTCGATCCCTCCGGCTCGGTGATCTGGAGCAAGCGCTTCGGGGCCGCGCACGACGATGACAGCGCCACCATCGCCGTCGACGGGAGCGGAAACATCGTCCTTGTCGGCCGCTACTACAACGGGAGCTCGGTCTTCGGCGCCAGATTCGACCACGAAGGCAATCAGGTCACGAACACGGACTTCGAGATCATGATCCCTGGCGCTGAGCCCAAACAACTCGCTGTCAATGGCGACGGCGATGTGTTCATGCTCTTCGACGACGGCGGCGGTATCGTGGGGTTCACGCGCTCCGTGGCCGGAGGACCCGTCTGGTCCGGTGGGGGTCAAGTGCTTACATACGACCCGGGCACCGTCGCAGCAGGCCTCGCGGTCGGCGACGCAGGTGACGTGATCGTGGTGGAGGAGGTGAGCCATAGTGACCCGGAATTCCCTCCATTCGAGCTGATCGTCACCAGGTTCAGCTACGGTGGTGCGCTGCTGTGGCAACGATCGTTCGCGTCGAGCTCGACCGACAGATCCGCCGCCCCCTTGGCCGCGTCGGTCGTGGTCAACGCGGCGGACGAGATCCTCGTGACGACCTTCACGGACGGGACCATCGACTTCGGCGGCGGCGTGCTCCCCCGTGGGGCCGCGCTCGTGAAGCTGGACGCCGGAGGCCAGCATCTCTTCAGCCGCTCGGTTCGCTTCGGCGACAAGATCACCCTCGATCCCGCAGGCGGCATGTTCGTCGTCGGGCACGGCCTTGCCAGACTCGACGCGAGCGGGACGGAGACCTGGTCGGTCGACTTCGATCCTCTCGTGAAGGACATCGCGGCCTCGCCGAACGGCACCGTGGCCGTCACCGGGAGGGCGCTCGCGCCGGCGGACTTCGGGACCGGCCCGATCCCCTACGCAGCGGGGAGCGACATCTTCGTCGCCACGTTCAGCCCGCCCTGCGACGGCGGCGAGTGGGACTGCGAGACTGCGGGCAGCGGCGGGAGCGGCGACGGCGGCAGCGGCGCAGGCGGCAGCGGCGACGGCGGCAGCGGCGCAGGCGGCAGCGGCGACGGCGGCAGCGGCGCGGGCGGCGGTGGCAGCACGGAAGGCACGTGCGTGCCGGGCTCGGTCCTCACCTGCTACACGGGCCCCGTGGGGACCGTCGGCGTCGGGCCGTGCGTCACCGGGACGCAGACGTGCCGCTCCGATGGGCTGGGTTACGGGCCCTGCACAGGCGCGGTGACGCCCGCCGACGAGATCTGCGCCACGCCGGTGGACGAGAGCTGCGACGGCGTGCCCGATTGCCCCCGGCTTCCGCCGTGGGCGCGGGGATACGGGGGGTCCGGCGACGACTTGGGGCTGTCCATCATGAGCGACGCCGCTGGCAACTTCTACGTCTCGGGTAGCTTCCGAGGAACGGTCGACTTCGGCGCCGGCCCCGTCACCAGCGCAGGGGGGTCGGACGTCTTCTTCCTCAAGCTCGATCCCGCTGGCTCGGTGATCTGGAGCAAGCGCTTCGGGACCGAATACAACGACGCGAACGCCACCATGGCCGTCGACGGAAGCGGCAATATCGTGCTCGTCGGGGTTTATGACGGTGAAACTCTCACGCCAGGTCCGGATCTCGGTGGGGGTCCCCTCCCGCCCGTTCTCGATGAGGGCACGCTGTTCGTGGCCGCATTCGACTCCGATGGCAATCACATCTGGAGCAACGGCTTCCCGGGCAGACTCGGCACCTCGGGCTGGCCCTGGATGGTACAGCAGGCTGCCGTCGACGGCGCCGGCGATGTGTACGTGCTCCATGTCGTCGATGAATCTTATCGACTGGCAAAGGTGGGCGCCGGAGGCACCGCCGTCCTCTGGACAGCCGGCCTGCCCGGGATGTACAGCTATACACAGGCAACGGGAGCGGGAGGCATCGCGCTCGACAGCGCCGGCAACGTGCTGGCGGCGACCCCAAGCGTCTTTACGGGCACGCTCCCGTGGCCGACGACATTCAACGTCACCAAGATCGCCTCGACGGGGGCCGTGCTGTGGGAAAAACAGTTTCCGTCGATGGCGACGTACCCCCGAGCGGCGGCCTATTCGGTGGCGGTCAACGCGGCGGACGAGGTCCTCGTGACGGGCTTCACGGACGGCACCGTCGACTTCGGCGGCGGCGCCGTGGAGGATTCTTCCGTGCTGCTCAAGCTGGACGCGGCAGGAGAGGTCATCTCCACCCACACGACCCCTCACTTCCATCGGATCTTCCTCGATCCTGCCGGCGGAATGTTCGTCGCCGGGCCCTCGGGGCTCGCCAAGCTCGACGAGAACGGGACCAAGCTCTGGTCGGTCGCCTTCGACCCGCCCAGCAGCGATCCACTCAACCGTTTCGTGGAGGACATCGCCGTGTCTCCGAATGGCACGGTTGCGATCACCGGCAGCACGGGCGCGCCGGTCGACTTCGGGACCGGCCCGATCCCCTACGCAGCGGGCGGCGACATCTTCGTCGCCACGTTCAATCCCTGA
- a CDS encoding ATP-binding protein: MQTATEYLAEAVLDEGPDFALYRARGPAGRSVLVKALKAAHPSTAEYEALRRELEATRLVGCDVAMEAVRICTFHGQPALVIQDDGATPLARLMGTPMDLGRFLRLSIAIADALATIHGRQIVHLGLTPHRVMLMPGDDIKLTGFSPWSLSPGRCSPRSARPAPCTWPYLSLEQGGRLGVAIDHRSDLYSLGVILFELLTGRLPFAANDLLGWLYCHAAVVPPSPLVSVPGLPSTVAELVLKLLAKLPEDRYQSAAGLQHDLVRCREALRTKGRIAPFQPGLADVPPPLRLTPGLYGRAGEVARLEGAVARVGSDGRTELVLISGLPGVGKTRLVHRLGESVRAPAARFTGGRCEAAPRHASCEALLAALDGALVQALEEGEASRAELQRGLAGALGANASLLAGMLPALARILGQQSPPPEIPPPEAEARFLLALGQLLGALARPGKPLIVFLDDLQWTDADTLKVVERWATDPGVRDTLILGAYRSNEVSDSHAVRRMIRRLREQDVAVTEIAIAPLSADAVTSWVADSLRAPREEVAPLAVSLHEKTGGNPLFVAQLAGTLYQEGLIRFSTTARAFRWDLEKIRAKRCSDDVAEIIAANLRSLDAGTQDALRRFAVFGDAADLATLALLLGCPEDAVIERLQAAFALRLIVRIDREIRFLHDRIHQVAYELTPAEQRPEAHLAAARALLDGLLPDRIEAQLFEIVRQITRGASRITSPEERARAAELDLRAGRKAQAATHHAAAIGFFLQGAELLGGARAELAFELDFALAQCRFATGELAAAERICASLCERASGRCAAATVYALLAEIQVAQGAMDAAVESCVAGFGHCGLPLPRHPEAAAVDAAVAAALGRLEGRALAISALPDLPPMTDPRTRAVCDLAATLYQPAYHASWDVMAAAASVAVELSLTHGNTSSSAAAYATFGLVLAERRGRPADAFAFGEAGYRLAQREEHSPYRPRASFTFIVLLGYLKMPVRRCLELMQRELDAAISAGNYPFACYFGHQLVALRLFVGDSLDDVADEATRRLAFAERTSGWLDQEVFRAQLRLIARLRDPSAPDRPADCAVEELAQRSPIRGFHGHLLELQTRLHLGDPGGAVEAAERAGALLQAARGFLGAAQLHFYAAVARSAGHARAPPPACLEAVRAHLAHLTALAEVSPANFAHQAALVSAELARLSGDELAAERAYEQALKDARAGGFLEVEGLASELCARFYEQRGLDTAASAYLARARDSYEAWGARAKVCALLQRHPELARRPASGCADVKYLDMLGILKASQEISSALVLPQLHARLLRVAMEHVGAQRGCLLLSSPEGLVLAEASGDGERAFGPAGRLAAPSQVPLSLCRAVVRARKPIAIADAAAPHRFTMDPYFGDALRPRRSALGVPIVRQDEAVGLLYLENDLVPGAFSTAELDVLDVLASQAAISLENARLYGELQLENAQRRRAEASLHDSSSLLQAILDNTPAVVFVKAPDGRYLLINRRYEDVVHVSREDILGKTDHELFPTEIADAVRANDLAALREDNPIERDEFVSAPDGMHVFLSLKFPLRHPDGTSYAVCGISTDVTERKRAEEMLRHSHALLEATLDSTADGILVVDDAGRPVRHNRRFREMWGIPEHVLLSQDDRLALCVDQLADSEQLLQETKTARTAKTAKTAKMTRTTRSVDDPREASGVDTLTFDDGRVFERCSQPQRVSGRIVGRVWSFRDVTTRVQAEQQRDRLLADEQRARARAEEAVRVRDEFLSVASHELRTPLTSLQLAVHSMEKKLSRGAEGIERARASVDLSQRQIKRLVALVDMLLDVSRIQAGRLELDPIEIDLRAIVGEVATYLDDQLARAGCALDVRAAGPVVGRWDAQRIEQVVTNLLSNAIKFGGGKPLELTIASDGEIARLSVTDHGIGIPADVREQVFERYRRGVSSRHYGGLGLGLYITRTIVEAHGGRVSVASEIGEGSTFSVELPLSRDVKPPANDRERRRRRRTE, from the coding sequence ATGCAGACAGCGACCGAATACCTCGCGGAGGCCGTGCTGGACGAAGGTCCGGATTTCGCGCTCTACCGGGCGCGCGGGCCGGCGGGGCGGAGCGTCCTCGTCAAGGCCCTGAAGGCCGCTCACCCCTCGACGGCCGAGTACGAGGCGCTGCGGCGCGAGCTGGAGGCGACCCGGCTGGTCGGCTGCGACGTGGCCATGGAGGCGGTGCGGATCTGCACGTTCCATGGCCAGCCCGCGCTCGTGATCCAGGACGACGGCGCGACGCCGCTCGCCCGCCTCATGGGCACCCCCATGGATCTCGGCCGGTTCCTGAGGCTCTCCATCGCCATCGCCGACGCGCTGGCGACGATCCACGGGCGGCAGATCGTCCACCTCGGCCTCACCCCGCACCGCGTGATGCTCATGCCCGGCGACGACATCAAGCTGACCGGGTTCAGCCCCTGGTCGCTCTCTCCGGGCCGGTGTAGCCCCCGATCCGCCCGTCCAGCCCCCTGCACCTGGCCGTACCTGTCGCTCGAGCAGGGCGGGCGCCTCGGCGTGGCGATCGATCATCGGTCGGACCTCTACTCGCTCGGCGTGATCCTGTTCGAGCTCCTCACCGGACGGCTGCCGTTCGCCGCGAACGATCTGCTGGGATGGCTCTACTGCCACGCCGCGGTGGTCCCCCCGTCGCCGCTCGTGTCCGTGCCCGGGCTGCCCTCGACCGTCGCCGAGCTCGTCCTGAAGCTGCTCGCGAAGCTCCCCGAGGACAGGTACCAGAGCGCCGCCGGCCTCCAGCACGATCTCGTCCGGTGCCGGGAGGCGCTCCGGACGAAGGGGCGGATCGCGCCGTTCCAGCCGGGTCTCGCCGACGTGCCGCCGCCTCTGCGGCTGACCCCCGGGCTCTACGGCCGCGCCGGCGAGGTCGCGCGGCTGGAGGGCGCCGTGGCGCGGGTCGGGAGCGATGGCCGGACGGAGCTGGTCCTGATCTCCGGCCTTCCGGGCGTGGGCAAGACGCGCCTGGTCCATCGCCTCGGCGAGTCCGTCCGCGCGCCCGCCGCGCGCTTCACGGGCGGCAGGTGCGAGGCGGCCCCGCGCCATGCCTCGTGCGAGGCGCTCCTCGCGGCGCTGGACGGCGCGCTCGTCCAGGCCCTCGAAGAGGGCGAGGCGTCGCGCGCGGAGCTGCAGCGCGGCCTCGCGGGGGCGCTGGGCGCGAACGCGTCGCTGCTGGCCGGCATGCTCCCGGCGCTCGCCCGGATCCTCGGCCAGCAGAGCCCGCCGCCCGAGATCCCGCCCCCCGAGGCCGAGGCCCGGTTCCTCCTGGCGCTCGGCCAGCTCCTCGGCGCGCTCGCGCGGCCGGGGAAGCCGCTCATCGTCTTCCTCGACGATCTCCAGTGGACAGACGCCGATACGCTGAAGGTCGTCGAGCGCTGGGCGACCGACCCCGGCGTCCGCGACACGCTGATCCTCGGCGCATACCGGAGCAACGAGGTCTCCGATTCCCACGCGGTGCGCCGGATGATCCGCCGGCTCCGCGAGCAGGACGTCGCCGTGACCGAGATCGCGATCGCCCCGCTGTCCGCCGACGCCGTGACCTCGTGGGTGGCCGACTCGCTGCGCGCTCCCCGGGAGGAGGTCGCCCCGCTCGCGGTGAGCCTCCACGAGAAGACAGGGGGAAATCCGCTGTTCGTCGCGCAGCTCGCGGGCACGCTCTACCAGGAAGGGCTGATCCGCTTCTCGACCACCGCCCGAGCGTTCCGGTGGGATCTCGAGAAGATCCGGGCAAAGCGGTGCTCGGACGACGTCGCCGAGATCATCGCCGCGAACCTCCGCAGCCTCGATGCGGGCACGCAGGACGCGCTGCGGCGGTTCGCCGTGTTCGGCGACGCCGCGGATCTGGCGACCCTGGCGCTCCTCCTCGGCTGCCCGGAAGACGCCGTCATCGAGCGCCTGCAAGCGGCCTTCGCGCTGCGGCTCATCGTCCGGATCGACCGCGAGATCCGCTTCCTTCACGACCGCATCCATCAGGTCGCCTACGAGCTCACCCCCGCCGAGCAGCGGCCCGAGGCGCACCTCGCCGCCGCGCGCGCCCTGCTCGACGGCCTCCTGCCCGACCGCATCGAGGCCCAGCTGTTCGAGATCGTCCGCCAGATCACCCGCGGCGCGTCTCGGATCACGTCGCCGGAGGAGCGGGCGCGGGCCGCCGAGCTCGACCTGCGCGCGGGCCGGAAGGCCCAGGCCGCGACCCACCACGCCGCGGCCATCGGCTTCTTCCTGCAGGGCGCCGAGCTGCTCGGGGGCGCGCGCGCCGAGCTCGCGTTCGAGCTCGACTTCGCGCTGGCCCAGTGCCGGTTCGCGACCGGCGAGCTCGCGGCCGCCGAGCGCATCTGCGCGTCGCTGTGCGAGCGCGCCTCCGGGCGGTGCGCGGCCGCGACCGTGTACGCCCTGCTCGCCGAGATCCAGGTCGCGCAAGGCGCGATGGACGCCGCCGTCGAGAGCTGCGTCGCAGGCTTCGGCCACTGCGGGCTCCCCCTGCCGCGCCACCCGGAGGCCGCCGCGGTGGACGCCGCCGTCGCAGCGGCCCTGGGTCGCCTCGAGGGCCGCGCCCTCGCCATCTCCGCCCTCCCGGACCTGCCGCCCATGACCGACCCGCGCACCCGGGCCGTCTGCGATCTCGCCGCCACCCTCTACCAGCCTGCTTACCACGCGAGCTGGGACGTCATGGCGGCCGCCGCCAGCGTCGCCGTGGAGCTCTCGCTGACGCACGGGAACACGAGCAGCTCCGCGGCCGCCTACGCGACCTTCGGGCTCGTCCTCGCCGAGCGGCGCGGGCGCCCCGCGGACGCGTTCGCCTTCGGCGAGGCGGGCTATCGGCTCGCCCAGCGCGAGGAGCACTCGCCGTACAGGCCCAGGGCGAGCTTCACGTTCATCGTCTTGCTCGGCTACCTGAAGATGCCGGTCCGACGCTGTCTGGAGCTCATGCAGCGCGAGCTGGACGCGGCGATCTCCGCCGGCAACTACCCTTTCGCGTGCTACTTCGGCCATCAGCTCGTCGCGCTCCGGCTGTTCGTCGGCGACTCCCTCGACGACGTCGCCGACGAGGCGACCCGGCGCCTCGCGTTCGCCGAGCGGACGAGCGGCTGGCTCGACCAGGAGGTCTTCCGCGCCCAGCTGCGCCTGATCGCGCGGCTGCGCGACCCCTCCGCGCCCGATCGCCCTGCGGACTGCGCCGTCGAGGAGCTCGCGCAGAGGTCGCCGATCAGGGGCTTCCATGGCCACCTCCTCGAGCTGCAGACGCGCCTGCACCTCGGCGATCCGGGCGGGGCCGTCGAGGCGGCGGAGCGCGCGGGCGCATTGCTGCAGGCCGCGCGCGGCTTCCTCGGGGCCGCCCAGCTTCACTTCTACGCGGCGGTCGCGCGCTCTGCCGGCCACGCTCGCGCGCCCCCGCCCGCCTGCCTCGAGGCCGTGCGCGCGCACCTCGCCCACCTGACGGCGCTGGCGGAGGTCTCCCCGGCGAACTTCGCACACCAGGCAGCCCTGGTCTCGGCCGAACTCGCGCGCCTCTCGGGCGATGAGCTCGCCGCGGAGCGCGCGTACGAGCAGGCCCTCAAGGACGCCCGCGCCGGCGGGTTCCTCGAGGTCGAGGGGCTCGCCAGCGAGCTCTGCGCGCGCTTCTACGAGCAGCGGGGGCTCGACACGGCGGCGAGCGCCTACCTCGCGCGCGCCCGCGACAGCTACGAGGCCTGGGGCGCGCGGGCGAAGGTCTGCGCCCTGCTCCAGCGGCACCCCGAGCTCGCGAGGCGGCCCGCGTCCGGGTGTGCCGACGTCAAGTACCTGGATATGCTCGGCATTCTGAAGGCCTCCCAGGAGATCTCGAGCGCGCTGGTCCTGCCCCAGCTGCACGCGCGGCTCCTGCGCGTGGCCATGGAGCACGTGGGCGCGCAGCGCGGCTGCCTGCTCCTCTCGTCGCCGGAGGGCCTCGTCCTGGCGGAGGCGAGCGGCGACGGCGAGCGCGCCTTCGGCCCCGCCGGCCGCCTCGCGGCGCCGTCGCAGGTGCCCCTGTCGCTCTGCAGGGCCGTCGTCCGCGCCCGCAAGCCCATCGCGATCGCCGACGCGGCTGCGCCGCACCGCTTCACGATGGATCCCTATTTCGGCGACGCGCTGCGCCCTCGCCGCTCGGCCCTCGGCGTGCCCATCGTGCGCCAGGACGAGGCGGTGGGCCTGCTCTACCTGGAGAACGACCTGGTCCCGGGCGCCTTCTCCACGGCGGAGCTGGACGTCCTCGATGTCCTCGCGTCGCAGGCGGCCATCTCGCTCGAGAACGCGCGGCTCTACGGCGAGCTCCAGCTGGAGAACGCGCAGCGCCGGCGCGCGGAGGCGTCCTTGCACGACAGCAGCTCGCTCCTGCAGGCCATCCTCGACAACACGCCCGCCGTCGTGTTCGTCAAGGCCCCGGACGGGCGGTACCTGCTCATCAACCGCCGTTACGAGGACGTCGTGCACGTGAGCCGCGAGGACATCCTCGGCAAGACCGACCACGAGCTGTTCCCGACCGAGATCGCCGACGCGGTGCGCGCCAACGATCTCGCCGCGCTGCGGGAGGACAACCCCATCGAGAGGGACGAGTTCGTCTCGGCGCCCGACGGCATGCACGTGTTCCTCTCCCTCAAGTTCCCGCTGCGCCATCCGGACGGGACGTCGTATGCGGTGTGCGGGATCTCGACGGACGTCACCGAGCGCAAGCGCGCCGAGGAGATGCTGCGCCACTCGCACGCGCTGCTCGAGGCCACGCTCGACTCGACGGCGGACGGCATCCTCGTCGTCGACGACGCGGGCCGCCCCGTGCGGCACAACCGAAGGTTCAGGGAGATGTGGGGGATCCCCGAGCATGTGCTCCTCTCGCAGGACGACCGCCTGGCGCTCTGCGTCGATCAGCTCGCGGACTCGGAGCAGCTCCTGCAAGAAACGAAGACAGCAAGGACAGCGAAGACGGCGAAGACAGCGAAGATGACGAGGACGACGAGGAGCGTCGACGATCCTCGGGAGGCGAGCGGCGTCGACACCCTGACGTTCGACGACGGCCGGGTCTTCGAGCGTTGCTCCCAGCCTCAGCGCGTGAGCGGGCGCATCGTCGGGCGGGTCTGGAGCTTCCGCGACGTCACCACGCGCGTGCAGGCCGAGCAGCAGCGGGACCGCCTGCTCGCGGATGAGCAGCGAGCGCGCGCCCGCGCGGAGGAGGCCGTCCGCGTGCGGGACGAGTTCCTCTCCGTCGCCTCGCACGAGCTCCGGACGCCGCTGACCAGCCTGCAGCTCGCCGTCCACTCGATGGAGAAGAAGCTCTCGCGAGGCGCGGAGGGCATCGAGCGGGCGCGCGCGTCGGTCGATCTCTCGCAGCGGCAGATCAAGCGCCTCGTCGCCCTCGTCGACATGCTCCTCGACGTCTCCCGCATCCAGGCGGGGCGCCTGGAGCTCGACCCGATCGAGATCGATCTCCGCGCGATCGTCGGAGAGGTCGCCACGTACCTGGACGACCAGCTCGCGCGGGCAGGCTGCGCGCTCGACGTGCGCGCCGCCGGGCCGGTCGTCGGCCGCTGGGACGCGCAGCGCATCGAGCAGGTCGTGACCAACCTGCTGAGCAACGCGATCAAGTTCGGCGGGGGCAAGCCGCTCGAGCTCACCATCGCGTCGGACGGAGAGATCGCCCGCCTCTCGGTGACCGATCATGGCATCGGCATCCCCGCCGACGTGCGAGAGCAGGTCTTCGAGCGGTATCGCCGGGGCGTCTCGTCGCGTCATTACGGCGGGCTCGGGCTGGGCCTCTACATCACGCGCACCATCGTCGAGGCGCACGGAGGGCGGGTGAGCGTGGCGAGCGAGATCGGCGAGGGCTCGACCTTCTCCGTCGAGCTGCCGCTCTCGCGCGACGTCAAGCCACCCGCGAACGACCGGGAGCGGCGGCGGCGGCGGCGCACTGAGTAG